TAATATAGATAGAAATTAGATACTTATCGATTAGTAATTAGTAGTACTCCcaccttaaatttatttacaactaatcggattataattaaatgataaactaaattatattagctgtacaaaattaaaatgaattatgcAATATTTTCAGTACTGCTACACATTGAAGAAATAAACATGTGCGAACACAGATATCAATAGATTATTATAACttggtttattatatttaataaatgtatataatatatttaattcagGTTATTGggtcattattattatcttatattaaatatgtataacatTTAACTAACTGGTGTTAGGCAGCTTCACCACCTGCATTTATTGCAAGTGCAATTTTTTATCTCAGAAACAATCaaatatggtaattttgaaattcgatttttttactaataatctgtaatttattagtaaccatatacctacctattataaaaatagtcaattacttattttatgattttactagagtgatacccacccacttcgctaggtttaaaagtaaagattgataaagattgctcttgcttatcccttttctataacactcgaaataattgTGGGGATTggtttacacagataaaatatattatttttttaaatgtactatagtcgtaattattcattgaacatatcagaaaagatggccgtgaaatattttatatagactaTTTTGCAGGTCTCTAAGTTAATAAATATGTCAAGGTAGTTAGATTCTCTAtgatatacctttttttttattatcaacattAACAACAGAAACAGTAATAGTTGCAtttgtaaaaactattttttttttctaaattataaattaaatattaattatgattgcGTAATGATTATTTCTTACTATCCTAAAGCTTACCATATATGTAGAGATCCCTAatggtatttaaaattgaaaaacagttGAGAAATATTTTCCGTAACTTATGTGACCAATTGTAAACCCTTTTAATGTTAAAGCAATCTCCTAATATTCAGCTTTAGCTCTCCATTTGTGCAAGCTTGGGGCATGTAAATCTGTACATATATGGTAAGCTTTAAGATAGTTAGAAATAATCATTACgcaatcataattaatatttaatttataatttagcaacaaaaaatagtttttacaaaTGCAACTATTACTGTTTCTGTTGTTaatgttgataataaaaaaaaaagaaatgatataTCATAGAGAATTTTACTACcttgacatttttattaacttagAGACCTGCAGTTCTAGTTACTCTTCCCCACGTTTACatcttaataaaaacaagtgaaaacaaacaattgactgagtcaactgtgaaataccctgtatagaattTATGGAATGTCattgcttgtattattttttaataattagaagagtttaaaaaaccaattattGGGGCCTATCGACCGCCACatatttggttttcaaaaattatcgaaagtatttttaaaaaattttttcgttgctcgagaatttttttcaagacATTAGTTGAAActacatgcaaattttcaactcgaACCAacgttgctcgtttacgaactcaaactcactttttacaccctgagcacgctttaaaaatttcatgttaaaatctcttttcgtttttgagttatgatTTCGGACGGACAGACTAACGAacaaccaaaatatttttgtgggcCTCAGTTTGTTGGTAAGAAAAACACTATAAATGATTACACAAAAACCTCTATTCCCATTTTGCATTATTCCCAATTAAAATTTCGGATGATTCAGttagtgaatcattgattcTTTTAGTGAACCATTTAATCATTTAAAGATTCATTGATTCATTGAATAATTGATTCATCTTGTTTTGACTTCTTCGATATAGCTCTTACTTGCTTTGGGATTTTCAAATGGTttgttataaagaaatatttttatttacaaatttagaaCCCCCGTTACATCATTTTAGgggttaaattttcaaaaatccattCTTAGAGATTGCCTATGTTATAACAATGTACTAAATGTCAGGCCAAGCCCTTCAGTAGTTTGAGCTATGTAGTTGATAGATCAGTCATTctcatatttatagaaaatagataaaattacttACTTACCTCCGTATATCACAGTATGTTCGTAATGTTCGCCATCCACATGGTTTATGGCAACATTCAtcaacaattttcatttcagaATGTTGTTGTGATACTTGACTATCATCTGATTgataactattataaatattaaaatgtcgatttgtaaaataattattgttattgttattgtcaTAATATGTTGCACTATCACGTCCATGTATTGATGGTGGAGGTGGTGGAACATCATCTGAATAACCATTATATTGTCctttacatacaattttaattatttttggtatttctTCACCACAATATCGACGATATTCAATTGGTGTTTGTGACGATTTATTTATAcatgttattaataatactattattattaattgtattgataatgttattattgatttattattttgtatattattattattaacgttatttaaattaattaatttcactaATTTCATCGTTTTCGTCATTTCTTGTTACTATACTTTAATGAGTATctgaaacaaatttgaaaacaatttattaatatttattttttctagcaAATAACGCATATCCTgtggttattttaaaaatatattatttaaaaaattaaaaatacatacaaatattataaaacacacATAAACACACCCATTGAAGTTAAATTATTCCACCCTGGTTAATTATATCAAATCtctatcaattaaaatttattcaaaattcatatGCCCAAAAAGTGAAtgtcatcaaaaaatgtttattttatttaaatataaataaaacatagaaaaaaatatgttgaaacaATTACAAGTGCGAAAAATTGTCTTACTTAAGAAGCATtaaggaaaattgaaaaaattacaatttttatcagAACTTCGATTTGTCTTTATAAAAGACATCACAATATTTCTAAACCAGCTTGATAGGTTATACATGTAGTTTCAAACATCAATTTCtcgataatttttcttatagaaaaatatgaaaaacagcATAATGTGAGCTattattgcataattttttagttGCAACCCAAATTTCTGGTAATGTACTGTTTcatcggttttatttttttaacaaaaattgaataaaaagaagaaaaaacatttctttaggAAAATGAAGGTCAGAGCGCCACAGAGACTCTTTCGGCTTTCGAATGGTGAGCGGTAGACTTCTGTGTGATGATTATTCCAGAAGAATTTAAAGTTATAAGGCTCGTACGATATCGCAGAATAGCTTTTCTAGAGAAGAACAAGCTTGCCAATGGTAATATCGGTTTTCATGCTAGATAATTATTGCATTGGCGTtcactttttaatattaaaaaaaataaatagcaaaatttttaacactatTTCAAATTTCGGCGCAAAGCAATATAGaattataattacttttgagaattttcaaaaagttgaaaatgcACGTTTCCAGTTGAGCTATATCCGGTCAAAATTCTGTAGTGAAGAGAGTATAAAAGGTTTGTATTTCAGACTGTTGTTAGTCGGCGAACtactacttttaaataatatgtaaaaatctaataaatcaattcaaacgagggtttcaaaaaaaacgctaaattctaaacaaattatttgctcgcaaaaactatttttttgaaaaaaaaaaaactttgatggGTAGGGTTGTATAAAAATCCGTCATTTTTCAATCTACTACTTAACAGACCTTAAAACTTCTATAAATAACATgggcaatattttattttaacaaattatttgctcgcaaaaactattatttttttttggaaaaaaaaactttgatgtttgggtttgtatgaaaatctgtcatttttgaatccactacttaaccgatttttaaACTTCAGCAAATAACATGggctatatattattttctaaaaaattagagttccacaaaaaaaaattaaaacccaaaaaacttttaaattatggaCAAAAGGGGAGACAATTGAGGGCAGGGGAAGTGAAGACTATAgcgcggtagtctttgtttttaaagttgaaattttcctGTGAACACGACATTCATTGATTATTTGGCGGTTCGAAGTTCGCCGGGTTAAGCTTTGTATTACATACGAACCACACTTTAGTTAAACGAAGTAATGCGTGTATTATACGTACGTAGAAGAGtgcaattttcatttcaattattattcgCGAAATcattatttcacaaaatttacaaagtaCCTATTTAATCAAATACCACGTAAACATTCGTATTAATGAGAGTGCATTCATTATACAAtaagtcaaaaaaattaaaaaagtttttgtaaaaatttcaaaaactcaaGTTCCAaagatttatttctatttattccagtatattattaaaacttaaaatagaatttttttttacataaatttaaaattatttctttacaaaatataataatacaataaaaaaatacaaatgatgcaaatattttttttaatttaagtactcAGATAAACTGTACATTTAAGcaccaaaaaaattctttgttttctgGGTTTTtactttacattaaaaaaaattatgtttgggTTTTTTGAAACTCCGTGATGTTTActtttatcgatttttaaaaacgaaattggCTTCTGCAGTGATATCttctcttcaaaattttttatccataaTACAttgttaaaagtagataaaaattataccaatttgcaatattttttacttttttatttttaaatattttgacattttatatttttctattaagaCCCAACCCAGCCAATTTTTTTTCCTGATCTGGACTTACTGCAATAGCTTATACCAAtggattatttaatttatacattttattaaatgtccGCAAATGATGGGTTTGAAAGCTATACCATCTTTTATACAATCAAAATCCGATCGTTTCAAGAATATTTTGCGTcttcaagatatttattataaattacaatattttgaacaaCATTCAAGATATTCAAGAAGTTTCCAAAGATgggatcaaattttaaaacgccAAAAGTATGGTCGAAATCTGGACAAAGTTTTATTGGTATATCGACAAAttactaaattatatattttcgacAAATTACTAAAACTACTACccaaatcatttaattaagaACACTTTTTCAGTTATTCTACTTGATTagtatatgtatgtacaaataAAGGATTTTTTTCCCAGTTTTCAAACAAAGCTTTTGTGCCAAAATTTTAACGCAACCAAAGAAACTTAATGTATATCTTGAATGTTGTCTAATatatagctcctaaacggatgaaccgatttttattttgttttttctttttttttttttttattaaagttttttaaattttgtaaattacacttgttaaacttattaatttaattgtattctttaatttatggaaaCATATGGAAATGAATTTTCCGTGTGTTACTATGAAGCAATGACCTCTAGTATCCAAGGAAAGAAAGTTTAGTGGAGACATCTgccttaaaatttatattcgcTACCATGTACGCTAGTTTGTAACAACAAAGCTCGTGCAGTCTATAGAatgttaagataaaaattttagcacAATTAAGGTTAAACGAGTTCAATcttcatgtaaaaattttaaaaaatatttttggtataaagAATCGCACCATAGCTCTCTCTCTGCATTTGTATTTGATCACTTAAATCTTATATCAATGTACCTATAGGGGGCGTCGAGATAATGTTTTCAAATTCTCATATGTGGTTCGGAAGTGAAAATAGATTAAACtttccataattttatttgtattttccaataaaaataaaataaaatgcatagcTTATGAACTGGGCCCAATTTTTTGCGAATTAATTATATCGagtcaaaataagtaaaaaaatctttaaaagttttttttaccataACAAGAAAgagctataaattattgtttttaattttgactaAATATTATCAGCAAAATTGAATCTGTTATaaggaaaattgtaaaaaatcctTCTATCAGATTGACTACATTCAGACGAATAAATCGGGCGTTAACATGCAGTCGAATACTGTATGCAGTTGAAGCTACGGCTGCATATATGCAATTTGTCTGGAAAAAGCTTCAGCTTTATATTTGCAGAGAAAACAtttcatatttgtattttacaattttgaacGTAAATGAATGTAGGTATAAGAAAAAATGGACGAATGGACAATAATAACTAGGTTCTTTTTCGATAATGGTACTTATCGATATTTTTGAGTAATGAGTAAGCGATGGAAGATGAATAAAACTTGACTAATGAATGAAAGCTTTATCTTTTTATgatgtttcattttcaaaatttttggcgATTTGTATCTGATTGATACGTGTCTTATATCAAAAGGTCGATCGCCCATTATTAGAAATCCGTGTAAGAAGTAAACAAGTAATTTTCAAGCGGTGTTTGAAAGGTATTAAGTTATTCGACTTTCAAATGGCAACCCTCAAACAACTTTCAAATTTGTCCAGTCACACAACTGTGGGAGAAAAACTGCGACTTTTTACGTGGACTTacattgatttaaaaagaagtcgttttaatagttttttttgtacgttTGAGACGACATATTCTCTGGCACGTGGCAGTAATTAAAACGGAGACAGCCCTGAATACTGATAGAAGTATCTTTATACCACTGAAATGGTTTCTGGATGGTCAAATGGTAAAGTGGTTACGCGTTGGTCCGACGAATGCTAAATGTTCCAGGGAATTAAAAAGACGACTCCCCAATAACGGTCATTATGCAGCGGATATTTGAGCGGGGCCTTTGAAAACACCTAAGCGAGTCACAAATTGGCCCAAATACAGAGACATAGTACTTTAAGGATAATAGCTCAAGTACTCGCCAGTGTACCATCAATCGAATTGCTAATCCAAGTACGGCAAGAGATATATAAAAAGTTACATAGCAATGACAGTACCAATCAGGAAAATTGGGTGACAAAATCCGAGATCAAGAATAACACAATATTAAGATTAATGAAGAGTGGCAAACTAGATGGGACACGGGCACAAAGGAACAAAAGATAGATAGGCACAACGCTTCATCCCCGATGTCACGCAGTCACATAACAGTATAAACGTAAACTTGATCTCACGGTACACCATCTAACGCAAGCCTTAACCGGTCATGGTTTTTTAACCATGAATATCTAGAGCGATTTAGAAACTAGACGAAACAGCTTACTACCACTGTCGACACTATATCGACGATGCGCACCATACCATTTTCGATGGCACAACGGCGGAAAAAGACTTGGGTACTTAgccaaagttattaaaaaaaagaccaCCTTAACAAGAAAAACATAGTTCCGTTGATGCTGATGAATGAGACAAATGTTCGTAAGTGTACAAAAAAAGTCGAAgcgaatttttcaaaacacaGAATGTTTGTCTTAAAGAACACTTTTGAAATAAGTCATTTGAATCCcttcgttttattaaaaaatcgtaGCCACTGTCCTGCCTAAAAGGGCTGAGTGAGCAGTATTACGTTAAACGATTCGTATTAAAATCCAGTtgaacttataaaaatttaagcccTTCATATTTAGTCTTATGAACGTAATTTAATGGTTGCCTAACTTTTGTCTGGTAACTTTTGTCTTAAGTCTGGTAACTTTTTCTCATCActgtatgataataataatcagtgtatgataataatctttatattatacattattatttcaaagatAAACAGATGATAATagtacttatattataaattatcaattcgattgattattattaaataaacaaggtAATTTGAATCAAAAACAGTAGCCATATTTTAGTAAATCAACCATAAAGATGTTAACAatcttaacaaaataaataaaaaaacaaccatGGTATACAATATCTTTGACttctatatgaattatttaGGCATGAAACcaaaagataataatatatgattaggtatactataaataaataatacataaattatataaataactacaATATTATAAACGAGTAATCTGTTTTTGCTATGTGCTAAAGACAAAGTTTTGACTATTAAGAtgggtttttttttactgttctttgaaataattttgtgattgagaatttttaatttaacgacTAGAAGAAACtgatattaagtttttttttaattttagcagCTTGCAAAATGGACGTTTGCTTGTTTTTCTTAGCCAGATGCTCAAatgcaaaaacaaaacaaaaaatgaaaaacacctAAAATTTGGAAACACACtgtttttaacacgcttatattagcttcacctgtatgtatgaatgtatgtatgtatgtttgtatgttcgtatgtaactctctaatatcatacccccatgcataggacatcatcagttatatacatttattatactaccgataaccatactatacatgtatacttagaacaagcaacaatcgtgttttttagtttttttaaactatattcttattttatttaacatgtcTTGAAAAGCGGGAGAGtgatcaaaaatatttcgcTACAAAATGCAAAGGATTCAAAGAAGgcggttttagttttcgaacgataagaaaaaaatttcagtgcgaTAATTATTTCGAAAGATTTTATTGAAGTGTCAATTATAAATCCAGAAGTATCAAAAAGCTCGAATGACAATTTTATATAGCTTAGTTAcaagaaaacaagaaaaataaacaaaagttcgatgtaatttttaaatttttggtacgaatgtaatttttaaaattttggtacgcattctaaacttaatttacaagggataaaattaaacaaagatatatatatatatatataggttagGGACGTCATTGCCCGATATCACCTCAgggatacatataaaatacacacgaaactttgttttgctaaacgaaggtgggcaacaatctttgattgcttatatcttctttgttttataaacaatacttattttactttcaaattttgtcattacTACTACCCCCGAAAATTTGATATGAGTTTCAAAGCTGTACGGCTTTTCGTTGTCAAGTTTGAAGCGATTTTGTAAGAGGTGATTCAAtatatacattaattaatttaaaaaacgtaaaattctttcaaatacttaaaaaattgtgtcATATTTTTGACAGAATTGGGTAAAGTTGAATTGAAGGGATGTATaccttttttaatgtatataagttttataaaccTATGCAACTTAACTAAAATTATACGGTTTAGAAAGATTTTTATATCTCGACAAAAAATCATTTGGCCATAAAACGCAAATTAGAGGGTGAAGGGAATAGTACTCCCTATAACGATTATAATAGATTTCATAAAAGAAGCGCGACAAGCCTTGAGcgataagaaaaatattgaactttttttccttttacaaATAATCTTGAATTCTCAATTGCAATTACAATACTTCGAACTTTAGAGTAAAATCAGCCCTCAAAGAGTCCAAAAAGACCAAGGATAACAAATTTGCATGGCTTCGAAGAAtgtgtatttttaacgaaacaaaaagtaTTACGTTTTTATATTTACGGAGTGTTAATTTGTATATCTGATTATTTACTTCTTAGatccattttaattattatttaagctgcatttaataaaaatttacctatgaccaaaaataaaaaagtggcaCTTCTACACTAGATGTTACATGAGAGTAGAGGGAGTACCTAGCCTGCAGAAGGTACTGCCTCATTAGATCAAAAGGTTTGGAATTCGTGTTCGATGGCGCGGACATCAgctagttaaatataaaaacttgtaCTATGAATTTGACTTTCAATAACTGTTTTAGGAATAGTTTAACTTCAACTactataatttttagttaattattatctatttttatattaaataagaaaacatagtatttcaaatttagccttcataaaaaaaatttagaaattaataataataattttattatttaattatatagtgCTCACTACTTACTATAACTATATACGCGGAACGGCGGTTGAATATCGGCTGCCCGTTCAATTCAGTGTTCGGTAATAACATTATTAGAAGTATaggtacataaataatatttgtaattatattgGAGATTAAGACTATGCATTACAAAGTGTCGCACAAAAATGCTATACCTACATAGAAAAATTACTCAAAACTATGATTAATGATATTTGTATAAGATGTCCCGTATCATTAACAAAATATCTTCGTTATTTATCGTTTTTAGTTTAAGCAAGTATGAGCAAAGTAGCAATTTGCAGTAAaggctttcaatatttcatgtataatctatatatataagaatggaaaaGAACGCCCTCTAAAGGGCTAAAGAGGCGATGTGTGTTTTGTATATGAGAACtctatgttaataattttattgacaaatatagatcaacgtatgTTGTATTGTAactaaggttttttttatatacaatatttacaatatctgtatatataaaaataaattgctgtgcgttagtctcgctaaaactcaaaaacggctggaccgattttgatgatattttgtgtgtgtgttcaaggggattcgaggatggtttagattcaccaTTAGGTCcgctacaattgtttttgagggttccgcaacaaagaaactaaatttcattaaatggtgggagcgcatataaatgatatatttcattattattgcaACTTACTGTATACTAtgcatttttattagtattgaggtgttgtttaatattaaaattacttttttattacaaataacttTGTACTATGCATTTTTAGCAGCGAGCTCCATTACTAAAGACTCCAGATAGGCCGAAGGTTGATGggttggggtttagcgggatagAAAAGAGGTAAtagataagagtaaaatttgggtttagTTGGCCTGTTGGGATGAGCGAACGGGTGGGCTTAGCGGGCATAGCGGGCAGCTAAACATAGTATagatattaatgaattgaagTTAGGTTtctacaggacaacgtctgtcgggtccgctagtttacaatataattattctTCTAACAAGCGGTATGATATAAATGCttctttattaatcaaaaatctgaaaccattttttatcgttgtactaaatatttgaaacagTGGTTATGAAGCTAAATGCTTAAAGTTACAACCGGCAAAATAGTCGAGAGCAAACTAGTTTTAAAGGAAaagtagtataaaaattttttttacaaaatcaattttcttagaAAGATTGTTTGATTTATAGAACTACTAATAGttacagttttataaaa
This genomic interval from Chrysoperla carnea chromosome 1, inChrCarn1.1, whole genome shotgun sequence contains the following:
- the LOC123306128 gene encoding serine/threonine-protein kinase pakD-like isoform X3, with the translated sequence MTKTMKLVKLINLNNVNNNNIQNNKSIITLSIQLIIIVLLITCINKSSQTPIEYRRYCGEEIPKIIKIVCKGQYNGYSDDVPPPPPSIHGRDSATYYDNNNNNNYFTNRHFNIYNSYQSDDSQVSQQHSEMKIVDECCHKPCGWRTLRTYCDIRSNSDEDLRDEPIPENPPASITSTYHHPPLPKSIINYQNDSTPILVKKLNATQITTTPSSSSLSTNFDKKDKMVTKSYEIGTVSPVELNPHPIHDISSRAYHEMQDVTKTRYF
- the LOC123306128 gene encoding serine/threonine-protein kinase pakD-like isoform X2 produces the protein MTKTMKLVKLINLNNVNNNNIQNNKSIITLSIQLIIIVLLITCINKSSQTPIEYRRYCGEEIPKIIKIVCKGQYNGYSDDVPPPPPSIHGRDSATYYDNNNNNNYFTNRHFNIYNSYQSDDSQVSQQHSEMKIVDECCHKPCGWRTLRTYCDIRSNSDEDLRDEPIPENPPASITSTYHHPPLPKSIINYQNDSTPILVKKLNATQITTTPSSSSLSTNFDKKDKVRKKKKKKNHIKGRGRPCRCRKRKRRGHSHHQGSSSSTVFCVPCKKICRNVNKSPMRCQKV